Proteins encoded within one genomic window of Macaca fascicularis isolate 582-1 chromosome 16, T2T-MFA8v1.1:
- the MINK1 gene encoding misshapen-like kinase 1 isoform X23 codes for MGDPAPARSLDDIDLSALRDPAGIFELVEVVGNGTYGQVYKGRHVKTGQLAAIKVMDVTEDEEEEIKQEINMLKKYSHHRNIATYYGAFIKKSPPGNDDQLWLVMEFCGAGSVTDLVKNTKGNALKEDCIAYICREILRGLAHLHAHKVIHRDIKGQNVLLTENAEVKLVDFGVSAQLDRTVGRRNTFIGTPYWMAPEVIACDENPDATYDYRSDIWSLGITAIEMAEGAPPLCDMHPMRALFLIPRNPPPRLKSKKWSKKFIDFIDTCLIKTYLSRPPTEQLLKFPFIRDQPTERQVRIQLKDHIDRSRKKRGEKEETEYEYSGSEEEDDSHGEEGEPSSIMNVPGESTLRREFLRLQQENKSNSEALKQQQQLQQQQQRDPEAHIKHLLHQRQRRIEEQKEERRRVEEQQRREREQRKLQEKEQQRRLEDMQVLRREEERRQAEREQEYKRKQLEEQRQSERLQRQLQQEHAYLKSLQQQQQQQQLQKQQQQQLLPGDRKPLYHYGRGMNPADKPAWAREVEERTRMNKQQNSPLAKSKPSSTGPEPSIPQASPGPAGPLSQTPPMQRPVEPQEGPHKSLVAHRVPLKPYAAPVPRSQSLQDQPTRNLAAFPASHDPDPAIPAPTATPSARGAVIRQNSDPTSEGPGPSPNPPAWVRPDNEAPPKVPQRTSSIATALNTSGAGGSRPAQAVRASNPDLRRSDPGWERSDSVLPASHGHLPQAGSLERNRVGASSKLDSSPVLSPGNKAKPDDHRSRPGRPASYKRAIGEDFVLLKERTLDEAPRPPKKAMDYSSSSEEVESSEDDEEEGEGGPSEGSRDTPGGRDGDTDSVSTMVVHDVEEITGTQPPYGGGTMVVQRTPEEERNLLHADSNGYTNLPDVVQPSHSPTENSKGQSPPSKDGSSDYQSRGLVKAPGKSSFTMFVDLGIYQPGGSGDTIPITALVGGEGTRLDQLQYDVRKGSVVNVNPTNTRAHSETPEIRKYKKRFNSEILCAALWGVNLLVGTENGLMLLDRSGQGKVYGLIGRRRFQQMDVLEGLNLLITISGKRNKLRVYYLSWLRNKILHNDPEVEKKQGWTTVGDMEGCGHYRVVKYERIKFLVIALKSSVEVYAWAPKPYHKFMAFKSFADLPHRPLLVDLTVEEGQRLKVIYGSSAGFHAVDVDSGNSYDIYIPVHIQSQITPHAIIFLPNTDGMEMLLCYEDEGVYVNTYGRIIKDVVLQWGEMPTSVAYICSNQIMGWGEKAIEIRSVETGHLDGVFMHKRAQRLKFLCERNDKVFFASVRSGGSSQVYFMTLNRNCIMNW; via the exons GACCCTGCTGGGATCTTTGAGCTTGTGGAGGTGGTCGGCAATGGAACCTACGGACAGGTGTACAAG GGTCGGCATGTCAAGACTGGGCAGCTGGCTGCCATCAAGGTCATGGATGTCACCGAG GATGAGGAAGAAGAGATCAAACAGGAGATCAACATGCTGAAAAAATACTCTCATCACCGCAACATTGCCACCTACTATGGAGCCTTCATCAAGAAGAGCCCCCCGGGAAACGATGACCAGCTCTGG CTGGTGATGGAGTTCTGTGGTGCTGGTTCAGTGACTGACCTGGTGAAGAACACGAAAGGAAACGCCCTGAAGGAGGACTGTATCGCCTACATCTGCAGGGAGATCCTCAGG GGTCTGGCCCATCTCCATGCCCACAAGGTCATCCATCGAGACATCAAGGGGCAGAATGTGCTGCTGACAGAGAATGCTGAGGTCAAGCTAG TGGATTTTGGGGTGAGTGCTCAGCTGGACCGCACCGTGGGCAGACGGAACACTTTCATTGGGACTCCCTACTGGATGGCTCCAGAGGTCATCGCCTGTGATGAGAACCCCGATGCCACCTACGATTACAGG AGTGACATTTGGTCTCTAGGAATCACAGCCATCGAGATGGCAGAGGGAGCCCCCC CTCTGTGTGACATGCACCCCATGCGGGCCCTCTTCCTCATTCCTCGGAACCCTCCGCCCAGACTCAAGTCCAAGAAGTG GTCTAAGAAGTTCATTGACTTCATTGACACATGTCTCATCAAGACTTACCTGAGCCGCCCACCCACGGAGCAGCTGCTGAAGTTTCCCTTCATCCGGGACCAGCCCACGGAGCGGCAGGTCCGCATCCAGCTTAAGGACCACATTGACCGATCCCGGAAGAAGCGGGGTGAGAAAG AGGAGACAGAATATGAGTACAGCGGCAGCGAGGAGGAAGACGACAGCCATGGAGAGGAAGGAGAGCCAAG CTCCATCATGAACGTGCCTGGAGAGTCGACTCTACGCCGGGAATTTCTCCGCCTCCAGCAGGAAAATAAGAGCAACTCAGAGGCTttaaaacagcagcagcagctgcagcagcagcagcagcgagACCCCGAGGCACACATCAAACACCTGCTGCACCAGCGGCAGAGGCGCATAGAGGAGCAGAAGGAGGAGCGGCGCCGCGTGGAGGAG CAACAGCGGCGGGAGCGGGAGCAGCGGAAGCTGCAGGAGAAGGAGCAGCAGCGGCGGCTGGAGGACATGCAGGTTCTGCGGCGGGAGGAGGAGCGGCGGCAGGCGGAGCGCGAGCAG GAATACAAGCGGAAGCAGCTGGAGGAGCAGCGGCAGTCAGAGCGTCTCCAGAGGcagctgcagcaggagcatgCCTACCTCAAGTCcctgcagcagcagcaacagcagcagcagcttcagaaacagcagcagcagcagctcctgcCCGGGGACAGGAAGCCCCTGTACCATTATGGTCGGGGCATGAATCCCGCTGACAAACCAGCCTGGGCCCGAGAG GTAGAAGAGAGAACAAGGATGAACAAGCAGCAGAACTCTCCCTTGGCCAAGAGCAAGCCAAGCAGCACGGGGCCTGAGCCCTCCATCCCCCAGGCCTCCCCCGGGCCTGCAGGACCCCTTTCCCAGACTCCTCCTATGCAGAGGCCGGTGGAGCCCCAGGAGGGACCGCACAAG AGCCTGGTGGCGCACCGGGTCCCACTGAAGCCATATGCAGCACCTGTGCCCCGATCCCAGTCCCTGCAGGACCAGCCCACCCGAAACCTGGCTGCCTTCCCAGCCTCCCATGACCCCGACCCTGCCATCCCTGCACCCACTGCCACGCCCAGTGCCCGAGGAGCTGTCATCCGCCAGAATTCAGACCCCACCTCTGAAGGACCTGGCCCCAGCCCGAACCCCCCAGCCTGGGTCCGCCCAGATAACGAGGCCCCACCCAAG GTGCCTCAGAGGACCTCATCTATCGCCACTGCCCTTAACACCAGTGGGGCCGGAGGATCCCGGCCAGCCCAGGCAGTCCGTGCCAG TAACCCCGACCTCAGGAGGAGCGACCCTGGCTGGGAACGCTCGGACAGTGTCCTCCCGGCCTCGCACGGGCACCTCCCCCAGGCCGGCTCACTGGAGCGGAACCGCGTGGGAG CCTCCTCCAAACTGGACAGCTCCCCAGTGCTCTCTCCTGGGAATAAAGCCAAGCCCGATGACCACCGCTCGCGGCCAGGCCGGCCCGCA AGCTATAAGCGAGCAATTGGTGAG GACTTCGTGTTGCTGAAAGAGCGGACCCTGGACGAggcccctcggcctcccaagaaggCCATGGACTACTCATCGTCCAGCGAGGAGGTGGAGAGCAGTGAGGATGACGAGGAGGAAGGCGAAGGCGGGCCATCAGAGGGGAGCAGAGACACCCCTGGGGGCCG CGATGGGGATACAGACAGCGTCAGCACCATGGTGGTCCACGACGTCGAGGAGATCACCGGGACCCAGCCCCCATACGGGGGCGGCACCATGGTGGTCCAGCGT ACCCCTGAAGAGGAGCGGAACCTGCTGCATGCTGACAGCAACGGGTATACAAACCTGCCTGACGTGGTGCAGCCCAGCCACTCACCCACCGAGAACAGCAAAGGCCAAAGCCCGCCCTCGAAGGATGGGAGCAGTGAC TACCAGTCTCGTGGGCTGGTAAAGGCCCCTGGCAAGAGCTCGTTCACGATGTTTGTGGATTTAGGGATCTACCAGCCTGGAGGCAGTGGGGACACCATCCCCATCACAG CCCTAGTGGGTGGAGAGGGCACTCGGCTCGACCAGCTGCAGTACGACGTGAGGAAGGGCTCTGTGGTCAACGTGAATCCCACCAACACCCGGGCCCACAGTGAGACCCCTGAGATCCGGAAGTACAAGAAGCGATTCAACTCTGAGATCCTGTGTGCAGCCCTTTGGG GGGTCAACCTGCTGGTGGGCACGGAGAACGGGCTGATGTTGCTGGACCGAAGTGGGCAGGGCAAGGTGTACGGACTCATTGGGCGGCGACGCTTCCAGCAGATGGACGTGCTGGAGGGGCTCAACCTGCTCATCACCATCTCAG GGAAAAGGAACAAACTGCGGGTGTATTACCTGTCTTGGCTCCGGAACAAGATTCTGCACAATGACCCAGAGGTGGAGAAGAAGCAGGGCTGGACCACCGTCGGGGACATGGAGGGCTGCGGGCACTACCGTGTCG TGAAATACGAGCGGATTAAGTTCCTGGTCATCGCCCTCAAGAGCTCCGTGGAGGTGTACGCCTGGGCCCCGAAACCCTACCACAAATTCATGGCCTTCAAG TCCTTTGCCGACCTCCCTCACCGCCCTCTGCTGGTCGACCTGACAGTAGAGGAGGGGCAGCGGCTCAAGGTCATCTATGGCTCCAGTGCTGGCTTCCATGCTGTGGATGTCGACTCGGGGAACAGCTATGACATCTACATCCCTGTGCAC ATCCAGAGCCAGATCACGCCCCATGCCATCATTTTCCTCCCCAACACCGACGGCATGGAGATGCTGCTGTGCTACGAGGACGAGGGTGTCTACGTCAACACGTACGGGCGGATCATTAAGGATGTGGTGCTGCAGTGGGGAGAGATGCCCACCTCTGTGG CCTACATCTGCTCCAACCAGATAATGGGCTGGGGTGAGAAAGCCATTGAGATCCGCTCTGTGGAGACGGGCCACCTGGACGGGGTCTTCATGCACAAACGAGCCCAGAGGCTCAAGTTCCTGTGTGAGCGGAATGACAAG GTGTTTTTTGCCTCAGTCCGCTCTGGGGGCAGCAGCCAAGTTTACTTCATGACTCTGAACCGTAACTGCATCATGAACTGGTGA
- the MINK1 gene encoding misshapen-like kinase 1 isoform X27, translating into MGDPAPARSLDDIDLSALRDPAGIFELVEVVGNGTYGQVYKGRHVKTGQLAAIKVMDVTEDEEEEIKQEINMLKKYSHHRNIATYYGAFIKKSPPGNDDQLWLVMEFCGAGSVTDLVKNTKGNALKEDCIAYICREILRGLAHLHAHKVIHRDIKGQNVLLTENAEVKLVDFGVSAQLDRTVGRRNTFIGTPYWMAPEVIACDENPDATYDYRSDIWSLGITAIEMAEGAPPLCDMHPMRALFLIPRNPPPRLKSKKWSKKFIDFIDTCLIKTYLSRPPTEQLLKFPFIRDQPTERQVRIQLKDHIDRSRKKRGEKEETEYEYSGSEEEDDSHGEEGEPSSIMNVPGESTLRREFLRLQQENKSNSEALKQQQQLQQQQQRDPEAHIKHLLHQRQRRIEEQKEERRRVEEQQRREREQRKLQEKEQQRRLEDMQVLRREEERRQAEREQEYKRKQLEEQRQSERLQRQLQQEHAYLKSLQQQQQQQQLQKQQQQQLLPGDRKPLYHYGRGMNPADKPAWAREVEERTRMNKQQNSPLAKSKPSSTGPEPSIPQASPGPAGPLSQTPPMQRPVEPQEGPHKSLVAHRVPLKPYAAPVPRSQSLQDQPTRNLAAFPASHDPDPAIPAPTATPSARGAVIRQNSDPTSEGPGPSPNPPAWVRPDNEAPPKVPQRTSSIATALNTSGAGGSRPAQAVRASNPDLRRSDPGWERSDSVLPASHGHLPQAGSLERNRVGASSKLDSSPVLSPGNKAKPDDHRSRPGRPADFVLLKERTLDEAPRPPKKAMDYSSSSEEVESSEDDEEEGEGGPSEGSRDTPGGRSDGDTDSVSTMVVHDVEEITGTQPPYGGGTMVVQRTPEEERNLLHADSNGYTNLPDVVQPSHSPTENSKGQSPPSKDGSSDYQSRGLVKAPGKSSFTMFVDLGIYQPGGSGDTIPITALVGGEGTRLDQLQYDVRKGSVVNVNPTNTRAHSETPEIRKYKKRFNSEILCAALWGVNLLVGTENGLMLLDRSGQGKVYGLIGRRRFQQMDVLEGLNLLITISGKRNKLRVYYLSWLRNKILHNDPEVEKKQGWTTVGDMEGCGHYRVVKYERIKFLVIALKSSVEVYAWAPKPYHKFMAFKSFADLPHRPLLVDLTVEEGQRLKVIYGSSAGFHAVDVDSGNSYDIYIPVHIQSQITPHAIIFLPNTDGMEMLLCYEDEGVYVNTYGRIIKDVVLQWGEMPTSVAYICSNQIMGWGEKAIEIRSVETGHLDGVFMHKRAQRLKFLCERNDKVFFASVRSGGSSQVYFMTLNRNCIMNW; encoded by the exons GACCCTGCTGGGATCTTTGAGCTTGTGGAGGTGGTCGGCAATGGAACCTACGGACAGGTGTACAAG GGTCGGCATGTCAAGACTGGGCAGCTGGCTGCCATCAAGGTCATGGATGTCACCGAG GATGAGGAAGAAGAGATCAAACAGGAGATCAACATGCTGAAAAAATACTCTCATCACCGCAACATTGCCACCTACTATGGAGCCTTCATCAAGAAGAGCCCCCCGGGAAACGATGACCAGCTCTGG CTGGTGATGGAGTTCTGTGGTGCTGGTTCAGTGACTGACCTGGTGAAGAACACGAAAGGAAACGCCCTGAAGGAGGACTGTATCGCCTACATCTGCAGGGAGATCCTCAGG GGTCTGGCCCATCTCCATGCCCACAAGGTCATCCATCGAGACATCAAGGGGCAGAATGTGCTGCTGACAGAGAATGCTGAGGTCAAGCTAG TGGATTTTGGGGTGAGTGCTCAGCTGGACCGCACCGTGGGCAGACGGAACACTTTCATTGGGACTCCCTACTGGATGGCTCCAGAGGTCATCGCCTGTGATGAGAACCCCGATGCCACCTACGATTACAGG AGTGACATTTGGTCTCTAGGAATCACAGCCATCGAGATGGCAGAGGGAGCCCCCC CTCTGTGTGACATGCACCCCATGCGGGCCCTCTTCCTCATTCCTCGGAACCCTCCGCCCAGACTCAAGTCCAAGAAGTG GTCTAAGAAGTTCATTGACTTCATTGACACATGTCTCATCAAGACTTACCTGAGCCGCCCACCCACGGAGCAGCTGCTGAAGTTTCCCTTCATCCGGGACCAGCCCACGGAGCGGCAGGTCCGCATCCAGCTTAAGGACCACATTGACCGATCCCGGAAGAAGCGGGGTGAGAAAG AGGAGACAGAATATGAGTACAGCGGCAGCGAGGAGGAAGACGACAGCCATGGAGAGGAAGGAGAGCCAAG CTCCATCATGAACGTGCCTGGAGAGTCGACTCTACGCCGGGAATTTCTCCGCCTCCAGCAGGAAAATAAGAGCAACTCAGAGGCTttaaaacagcagcagcagctgcagcagcagcagcagcgagACCCCGAGGCACACATCAAACACCTGCTGCACCAGCGGCAGAGGCGCATAGAGGAGCAGAAGGAGGAGCGGCGCCGCGTGGAGGAG CAACAGCGGCGGGAGCGGGAGCAGCGGAAGCTGCAGGAGAAGGAGCAGCAGCGGCGGCTGGAGGACATGCAGGTTCTGCGGCGGGAGGAGGAGCGGCGGCAGGCGGAGCGCGAGCAG GAATACAAGCGGAAGCAGCTGGAGGAGCAGCGGCAGTCAGAGCGTCTCCAGAGGcagctgcagcaggagcatgCCTACCTCAAGTCcctgcagcagcagcaacagcagcagcagcttcagaaacagcagcagcagcagctcctgcCCGGGGACAGGAAGCCCCTGTACCATTATGGTCGGGGCATGAATCCCGCTGACAAACCAGCCTGGGCCCGAGAG GTAGAAGAGAGAACAAGGATGAACAAGCAGCAGAACTCTCCCTTGGCCAAGAGCAAGCCAAGCAGCACGGGGCCTGAGCCCTCCATCCCCCAGGCCTCCCCCGGGCCTGCAGGACCCCTTTCCCAGACTCCTCCTATGCAGAGGCCGGTGGAGCCCCAGGAGGGACCGCACAAG AGCCTGGTGGCGCACCGGGTCCCACTGAAGCCATATGCAGCACCTGTGCCCCGATCCCAGTCCCTGCAGGACCAGCCCACCCGAAACCTGGCTGCCTTCCCAGCCTCCCATGACCCCGACCCTGCCATCCCTGCACCCACTGCCACGCCCAGTGCCCGAGGAGCTGTCATCCGCCAGAATTCAGACCCCACCTCTGAAGGACCTGGCCCCAGCCCGAACCCCCCAGCCTGGGTCCGCCCAGATAACGAGGCCCCACCCAAG GTGCCTCAGAGGACCTCATCTATCGCCACTGCCCTTAACACCAGTGGGGCCGGAGGATCCCGGCCAGCCCAGGCAGTCCGTGCCAG TAACCCCGACCTCAGGAGGAGCGACCCTGGCTGGGAACGCTCGGACAGTGTCCTCCCGGCCTCGCACGGGCACCTCCCCCAGGCCGGCTCACTGGAGCGGAACCGCGTGGGAG CCTCCTCCAAACTGGACAGCTCCCCAGTGCTCTCTCCTGGGAATAAAGCCAAGCCCGATGACCACCGCTCGCGGCCAGGCCGGCCCGCA GACTTCGTGTTGCTGAAAGAGCGGACCCTGGACGAggcccctcggcctcccaagaaggCCATGGACTACTCATCGTCCAGCGAGGAGGTGGAGAGCAGTGAGGATGACGAGGAGGAAGGCGAAGGCGGGCCATCAGAGGGGAGCAGAGACACCCCTGGGGGCCG CAGCGATGGGGATACAGACAGCGTCAGCACCATGGTGGTCCACGACGTCGAGGAGATCACCGGGACCCAGCCCCCATACGGGGGCGGCACCATGGTGGTCCAGCGT ACCCCTGAAGAGGAGCGGAACCTGCTGCATGCTGACAGCAACGGGTATACAAACCTGCCTGACGTGGTGCAGCCCAGCCACTCACCCACCGAGAACAGCAAAGGCCAAAGCCCGCCCTCGAAGGATGGGAGCAGTGAC TACCAGTCTCGTGGGCTGGTAAAGGCCCCTGGCAAGAGCTCGTTCACGATGTTTGTGGATTTAGGGATCTACCAGCCTGGAGGCAGTGGGGACACCATCCCCATCACAG CCCTAGTGGGTGGAGAGGGCACTCGGCTCGACCAGCTGCAGTACGACGTGAGGAAGGGCTCTGTGGTCAACGTGAATCCCACCAACACCCGGGCCCACAGTGAGACCCCTGAGATCCGGAAGTACAAGAAGCGATTCAACTCTGAGATCCTGTGTGCAGCCCTTTGGG GGGTCAACCTGCTGGTGGGCACGGAGAACGGGCTGATGTTGCTGGACCGAAGTGGGCAGGGCAAGGTGTACGGACTCATTGGGCGGCGACGCTTCCAGCAGATGGACGTGCTGGAGGGGCTCAACCTGCTCATCACCATCTCAG GGAAAAGGAACAAACTGCGGGTGTATTACCTGTCTTGGCTCCGGAACAAGATTCTGCACAATGACCCAGAGGTGGAGAAGAAGCAGGGCTGGACCACCGTCGGGGACATGGAGGGCTGCGGGCACTACCGTGTCG TGAAATACGAGCGGATTAAGTTCCTGGTCATCGCCCTCAAGAGCTCCGTGGAGGTGTACGCCTGGGCCCCGAAACCCTACCACAAATTCATGGCCTTCAAG TCCTTTGCCGACCTCCCTCACCGCCCTCTGCTGGTCGACCTGACAGTAGAGGAGGGGCAGCGGCTCAAGGTCATCTATGGCTCCAGTGCTGGCTTCCATGCTGTGGATGTCGACTCGGGGAACAGCTATGACATCTACATCCCTGTGCAC ATCCAGAGCCAGATCACGCCCCATGCCATCATTTTCCTCCCCAACACCGACGGCATGGAGATGCTGCTGTGCTACGAGGACGAGGGTGTCTACGTCAACACGTACGGGCGGATCATTAAGGATGTGGTGCTGCAGTGGGGAGAGATGCCCACCTCTGTGG CCTACATCTGCTCCAACCAGATAATGGGCTGGGGTGAGAAAGCCATTGAGATCCGCTCTGTGGAGACGGGCCACCTGGACGGGGTCTTCATGCACAAACGAGCCCAGAGGCTCAAGTTCCTGTGTGAGCGGAATGACAAG GTGTTTTTTGCCTCAGTCCGCTCTGGGGGCAGCAGCCAAGTTTACTTCATGACTCTGAACCGTAACTGCATCATGAACTGGTGA